Proteins encoded within one genomic window of Oryza brachyantha chromosome 7, ObraRS2, whole genome shotgun sequence:
- the LOC102701006 gene encoding F-box protein At1g61340-like: protein MAIGQAKTKSSFATSLSFSSSGSTRILGRKRVAVSPAPSPSGPHSPARTLRKQRSIRLHMGGTVSLLESLPQDVLIKVLCKVNYSDLRQLLLVSKQVSAATLVAKEQHFAFATPSSKPVFRGGEEEEQEAPWAPKQRRVARSPILGKKNLASISVNLFESFISEA, encoded by the exons ATGGCGATTGGACAGGCCAAGACAAAGAGCTCGTTTGCCACGAGCTTGAGCTTTTCAAGCAGCGGCAGCACCAGGATCCTGGGGAGGAAGAGGGTCGCCGTCTCGCCGGCACCGTCCCCCTCCGGCCCGCACTCGCCGGCGCGCACTCTGCGCAAGCAGCGCAGCATCAGGCTCCACATGGGCGGCACCGTCAGTCTGCTCGAATCGCTGCCTCAGGATGTCTTG ATAAAGGTCTTGTGCAAGGTGAACTACAGTGACTTGAGGCAGCTGCTCCTCGTGTCCAAACAAGTTAGCGCTGCA ACGCTTGTTGCCAAGGAGCAGCACTTCGCATTTGCGACGCCGTCCTCGAAGCCCGTCTTCaggggcggcgaggaggaggaacaaGAAGCCCCCTGGGCGCCCAAGCAACGCAGGGTTGCAAGGTCGCCCATCTTGGGCAAGAAGAACCTTGCGAGCATCAGCGTCAACCTGTTCGAGTCGTTCATCTCGGAGGCGTAG
- the LOC121055003 gene encoding LOW QUALITY PROTEIN: NADPH-dependent aldehyde reductase-like protein, chloroplastic (The sequence of the model RefSeq protein was modified relative to this genomic sequence to represent the inferred CDS: inserted 1 base in 1 codon) — MVNGPGSIMRTCIVSRLLHASAAGHTPLKGKIAAAAAVVAAAASSQQQPAVAQPLAGRVAIVTGASRGIGRAIAXHLSALGASVVVGYASSAAEADALAAELPRAVAVKADVADEAGVRSLFDAAASAFGAGAPHIVVANAAVLDDKYPSLANMPAADFDRTFAVNTRGAFLCLREAANRLPRGGGGGGRIVAITSSVVASLPTGYSAYTASKAAVEAMVRTMAKELKGTRITANCVAPGATATDMFFSGKSEERVESAKATNPMERLGEVGDIAPVVGFLCTDAAEWVNGQVIRVNGGSV, encoded by the exons ATGGTAAATGGTCCAGGTTCTATCATGCGGACGTGCA TCGTGAGTCGTCTACTGCACGCGAGTGCTGCAGGCCACACGCCGCTGAAGGGAAaaatcgccgccgccgccgccgtagtcGCAGCTGCCGCGTcgtcgcagcagcagccggcggTCGCCCAGCCCCTTGCCGGCCGCGTGGCCATCGTGACCGGCGCGTCGCGCGGCATCGGGCGCGCCATCG CCCACCTCTCCGCCCTCGGCgccagcgtcgtcgtcgggtaCGCCTCCAGCGCCGCGGAGGCcgacgcgctcgccgcggAGCTGCCCCGCGCCGTGGCGGTGAAGGCCGACGTGGCCGACGAGGCTGGCGTCCGGTCCCtcttcgacgccgccgcgtccgccttCGGCGCCGGGGCGCCGCACATCGTGGTGGCCAACGCCGCGGTGCTCGACGACAAGTACCCCTCCCTGGCGAACATGCCCGCGGCGGATTTCGACCGCACCTTCGCCGTGAACACGCGCGGCGCGTTCCTGTGCCTCCGCGAGGCGGCGAACCGGctgccccgcggcggcggcggcggcggccgcatcGTGGCCATCACCTCGTCGGTGGTCGCGTCACTGCCGACTGGCTACTCCGCGTACACGGCGTcgaaggcggcggtggaggcgatgGTGCGGACGATGGCGAAGGAGCTCAAGGGCACGCGCATAACTGCCAACTGCGTCGCTCCGGGGGCCACGGCGACGGACATGTTCTTCTCCGGGAAGAGCGAGGAGAGGGTCGAATCGGCCAAGGCCACGAACCCGATGGAGCGGCTCGGTGAGGTCGGCGACATCGCGCCGGTGGTCGGCTTCCTGtgcaccgacgccgccgagtGGGTGAACGGCCAGGTCATTAGGGTGAACGGCGGTTCCGTGTGA